In one window of Acidobacteriota bacterium DNA:
- a CDS encoding DinB family protein — protein sequence MNRATGLTLLLILLIATPAFAQDGFHRAQQSDFERASDKLVQLAEAMPADKYDWRPAEGIRSVSENFMHVAEVNFILGASLGAAPAKDASDLESITDKDKVVTELKRSIAYAQEAFEEAVGGDMDRELPFFGGKRSAWSIMLVINGHAHEHLGQAIAYARSNGVKPPWSR from the coding sequence ATGAATCGCGCCACTGGACTCACGCTCCTTCTCATCCTGCTCATCGCCACCCCGGCCTTCGCCCAGGACGGCTTCCATCGCGCTCAGCAAAGCGACTTCGAACGCGCTTCGGACAAGCTGGTCCAGCTCGCCGAAGCGATGCCGGCCGATAAGTACGACTGGCGCCCCGCCGAGGGCATTCGCTCGGTGAGCGAGAACTTCATGCATGTCGCCGAGGTCAACTTCATCCTCGGTGCCTCTCTCGGCGCCGCACCGGCGAAGGACGCCAGCGACCTCGAGAGCATCACCGACAAGGACAAGGTGGTCACCGAGCTCAAGCGCTCCATCGCCTACGCCCAAGAGGCCTTCGAAGAGGCGGTGGGCGGTGACATGGACCGCGAGCTGCCCTTCTTCGGTGGCAAGCGCAGCGCCTGGAGCATCATGCTGGTCATCAACGGTCACGCCCACGAGCACCTCGGCCAGGCCATCGCCTACGCGCGCTCGAATGGCGTCAAGCCGCCCTGGAGCCGTTAG